In the genome of Dermacentor andersoni chromosome 3, qqDerAnde1_hic_scaffold, whole genome shotgun sequence, one region contains:
- the LOC126535642 gene encoding uncharacterized protein — protein MDYSEAAQRAPSEATLQPQGRQRAQREGQRTQAAVERFARRRVLVIGDSNVGRAEQGVMARVKADGRVPVEAQAGKGMAEAMTKAREAVGVSTESDSLVIMHSGLNDVLKGRNQDLERHIETGLSKLREASGRVHVTICTIPEVQGQAYQVERRVVEANRVIRSLSGRLGYSVMEVNRDVYGTGFRPFVQDGIHYSGATGKMIGGRMGSQATAFLGGPRALKEAV, from the exons ATGGA TTATAGTGAAGCTGCACAAcgcgccccgagtgaggcgacgctgcagccacaggggcgccagcggGCGCAAAGGGAGGGGCAGCGGACACAGGCTGCAGTCGAACGGTTTGCACGTAGAAGGGTCCTGGTGATAGGGGACTCCAATGTGGGGAGGGCCGAACAGGGCGTGATGGCGAGAGTGAAGGCGGACGGGCGAGTACCGGTGGAGGCGCAAGCGGGCAAGGGCATGGCGGAAGCAATGACCAAGGCGCGGGAAGCAGTTGGGGTCAGCACGGAGAGCGACAGCTTGGTCATTATGCATTCTGGGCTCAATGACGTGCTTAAGGGGAGAAACCAGGACCTTGAGAGGCACATTGAGACTGGGCTGAGTAAGCTTAGAGAGGCCTCCGGGAGGGTGCATGTGACCATATGCACTATCCCAGAGGTCCAGGGCCAGGCTTACCAGGTAGAAAGGAGGGTGGTTGAGGCCAATCGGGTCATTAGGAGTCTGAGCGGACGACTCGGGTACAGCGTCATGGAGGTCAACAGGGACGTGTACGGAACCGGCTTCCGGCCTTTTGTGcaggatggcattcactacagtGGTGCCACTGGCAAAATGATAGGGGGCAGGATGGGTAGCCAGGCAACAGCTTTTTTAGGGGGACCCAGAGCCCTGAAAGAAGCAGTGTAG